The nucleotide window GACAAGGACGGTGTGGCAAACCTGATGGAATATGTCTTGGGATCGAATCCCTCCTCATCCTTGGCAACCCACATGCCGGTGGGTGTCCGTTCGGGATCGGACTTCCTCTTCAGTTTCGATTTCCGCAAGGAGGCGGAAGAAGCCGGCTACATGCCTGCGGTGGAATACTCGTCAACCATGGCACCGGGCGAGTGGTTCGTCGCCGGTCCGGAAACGTATTCCAGCGTCGATCACGGATCGTACAGGACCTTCACCATCACCCCTCCATACGGTTCACTGGAGAAGCTTTTCGGCCGTCTGCGCGTGACGGCACCGTGATCAATTGATTTGAGCAACATGCGCCGGAGGGGACGATTGCTCCTCCGGCGCTTCTTCATACAGTCCATCCATGAAATCCATCCTCATCTTTGGTGCCATCGCCGCGATGGTGTCCACCGCCTCCGCTCTTCAGGCAGGTGACCGCGTGACCCCGGAGGCTCTCGGTCAGGCGAAGTTCGTGCAAGGTTCGGTTCCCAAGGAATGGGAGCCCGGCAAGCTCTACTTCATCGAATGCTGGGCCACCTGGTGCGGTCCATGCATCGCCTCGATCCCGCACGTCAATGAACTGCACAAGAAGTATTCCGAAAAAGGCCTGCGCGTGATCGGCCTGAACGTGTGGGATGATGGCCCGTACGAGAAGGTGGAGAAGTTCGTGAAGGCGAAGGGCGAGGGCATGTCCTATCCCGTGGCTTTCGTCGGCAAGGGCGGCGCGTTCGAAACCTCCTGGCTCAAGCCCGCGGGCGTGACCGGCATTCCCCACACTTTCCTTGTGCGGGATGGCAAGTTGCTCGCCACCCAGCATCCCGGCCAGCTCACCGATGAGGTGATTGGGAAGCTGCTGGCGGGCGGTGATGGTGAAGCCCAGGCGCTGGGCGTCATCGCGCAACAGAAAGCGGATCGCGCCGCGGAGACACAGCTCTACAAGGATTTCCGCGCGGCCCAGGCGAAGAAGGATACGGCGGCGATGGCGCAGGCGATCCAGGGATTGGAGAAGTACGATTCGCGTGGTATTCCGAACCTCCGTTTCGATCTCGCCCGCACCAAGGGTGACTGGAACGAGGTGAAAACGGCGGTGGCCGGTTTCCCGGATGATGCCACGGCACTGATGCCGCTGGGCCAGTTTGCCGCCGAGTTGTGCGACGAAACCCGCACGCCGGGCGTATCGGATGATCTTCGCCGCGAGGTCGCCGCCAAGATCATGAAGGCCCAGGGCGGCAAGCCGGGACGCTATTATGAAATGGTGCCCCTCGC belongs to Luteolibacter ambystomatis and includes:
- a CDS encoding TlpA family protein disulfide reductase; the protein is MKSILIFGAIAAMVSTASALQAGDRVTPEALGQAKFVQGSVPKEWEPGKLYFIECWATWCGPCIASIPHVNELHKKYSEKGLRVIGLNVWDDGPYEKVEKFVKAKGEGMSYPVAFVGKGGAFETSWLKPAGVTGIPHTFLVRDGKLLATQHPGQLTDEVIGKLLAGGDGEAQALGVIAQQKADRAAETQLYKDFRAAQAKKDTAAMAQAIQGLEKYDSRGIPNLRFDLARTKGDWNEVKTAVAGFPDDATALMPLGQFAAELCDETRTPGVSDDLRREVAAKIMKAQGGKPGRYYEMVPLAALQAKAGDKEAALKTAKVLIANPGDTPAAVMTRYTAEVDKGEVPSLSQFLSWVSEERKAAAAKQ